From one Salvelinus alpinus chromosome 14, SLU_Salpinus.1, whole genome shotgun sequence genomic stretch:
- the LOC139538655 gene encoding tripartite motif-containing 13-like isoform X1, translating to MITLDCASQQLNTMELLEEDLTCPICCCLFEDPRVLPCSHSFCKKCLEGIMEGNNRGPVWRPPFKCPSCRKETTQNGINTLQINYSLRGIVEKYNKIRLLPRMVLCKHHSGQPLNIFCATDFKLICGFCATTGDHKGHKFCALEDAYEQEKAAFEELFQGVECWHRADTITCLETLEASKKNALQLVSRDAEKVTDYFVKLISTLDHKKNEILSDFETLKLVVMQAYDPKINKLSAALEEQSRALSIAESFRNVTDPLCFLQQMQEFREKLRVVRETTLPSRIDMDVGHLVRNFDVKNWDSVKLKDVDKLSVPQESSAYCSMTPRVGARTLGRIIVIVVCLLLYALVLPQLDSLTVVSAQVSSLCHSCLPVLSGWLELATGAWQCWREVVDAWWVRG from the exons ATGATTACGTTGGACTGTGCGTCTCAGCAGCtg AACACCATGGAGCTTCTCGAGGAGGACCTCACCTGCCCAATTTGCTGCTGTCTCTTTGAGGACCCGCGAGTTCTGCCGTGCTCACACAGCTTCTGCAAGAAGTGCTTGGAGGGGATTATGGAGGGGAACAACCGAGGACCCGTTTGGAGACCCCCATTCAAATGTCCCAGTTGCCGCAAGGAGACCACTCAAAACGGCATTAACACCCTCCAGATCAACTACTCGTTACGCGGAATTGTGGAGAAATACAACAAAATCAGACTTTTACCCAGGATGGTGCTGTGCAAACACCACAGTGGTCAACCGCTTAATATATTTTGTGCCACAGACTTTAAACTTATTTGTGGATTTTGCGCAACAACTGGCGACCATAAAGGACATAAATTCTGTGCCCTGGAAGACGCATATGAACAGGAGAAAGCTGCGTTTGAGGAGCTGTTCCAGGGAGTGGAGTGCTGGCACCGCGCAGATACCATAACCTGCCTGGAGACACTGGAAGCCAGTAAGAAAAATGCACTCCAGTTAGTTTCCAGGGATGCAGAGAAAGTAACGGACTATTTCGTCAAACTGATCAGCACCCTGGACCACAAAAAAAACGAGATCCTCTCTGATTTCGAGACGCTGAAGTTGGTGGTGATGCAAGCTTACGATCCCAAGATTAACAAACTAAGCGCTGCGTTGGAGGAGCAGAGCCGCGCGCTCAGCATCGCTGAGTCCTTCAGAAATGTGACTGACCCTCTCTGCTTCCTCCAGCAGATGCAGGAGTTCAGGGAGAAGTTGCGCGTTGTCCGGGAAACGACACTACCCTCCCGTATAGACATGGATGTCGGTCACCTGGTCCGGAACTTCGACGTCAAAAATTGGGACTCGGTGAAGCTCAAAGATGTGGACAAGCTCTCGGTCCCCCAAGAGAGTAGCGCGTATTGCTCAATGACCCCGCGTGTCGGCGCCAGAACGCTGGGGAGAATCATCGTGATTGTTGTATGCCTGTTACTATACGCCCTGGTGCTTCCGCAGCTGGACAGCCTGACCGTGGTGTCAGCCCAAGTCTCCTCGCTCTGCCATAGTTGCCTGCCcgtgctgtctggctggctggagcTGGCTACCGGTGCGTGGCAGTGCTG
- the LOC139538655 gene encoding tripartite motif-containing 13-like isoform X2 — protein MELLEEDLTCPICCCLFEDPRVLPCSHSFCKKCLEGIMEGNNRGPVWRPPFKCPSCRKETTQNGINTLQINYSLRGIVEKYNKIRLLPRMVLCKHHSGQPLNIFCATDFKLICGFCATTGDHKGHKFCALEDAYEQEKAAFEELFQGVECWHRADTITCLETLEASKKNALQLVSRDAEKVTDYFVKLISTLDHKKNEILSDFETLKLVVMQAYDPKINKLSAALEEQSRALSIAESFRNVTDPLCFLQQMQEFREKLRVVRETTLPSRIDMDVGHLVRNFDVKNWDSVKLKDVDKLSVPQESSAYCSMTPRVGARTLGRIIVIVVCLLLYALVLPQLDSLTVVSAQVSSLCHSCLPVLSGWLELATGAWQCWREVVDAWWVRG, from the coding sequence ATGGAGCTTCTCGAGGAGGACCTCACCTGCCCAATTTGCTGCTGTCTCTTTGAGGACCCGCGAGTTCTGCCGTGCTCACACAGCTTCTGCAAGAAGTGCTTGGAGGGGATTATGGAGGGGAACAACCGAGGACCCGTTTGGAGACCCCCATTCAAATGTCCCAGTTGCCGCAAGGAGACCACTCAAAACGGCATTAACACCCTCCAGATCAACTACTCGTTACGCGGAATTGTGGAGAAATACAACAAAATCAGACTTTTACCCAGGATGGTGCTGTGCAAACACCACAGTGGTCAACCGCTTAATATATTTTGTGCCACAGACTTTAAACTTATTTGTGGATTTTGCGCAACAACTGGCGACCATAAAGGACATAAATTCTGTGCCCTGGAAGACGCATATGAACAGGAGAAAGCTGCGTTTGAGGAGCTGTTCCAGGGAGTGGAGTGCTGGCACCGCGCAGATACCATAACCTGCCTGGAGACACTGGAAGCCAGTAAGAAAAATGCACTCCAGTTAGTTTCCAGGGATGCAGAGAAAGTAACGGACTATTTCGTCAAACTGATCAGCACCCTGGACCACAAAAAAAACGAGATCCTCTCTGATTTCGAGACGCTGAAGTTGGTGGTGATGCAAGCTTACGATCCCAAGATTAACAAACTAAGCGCTGCGTTGGAGGAGCAGAGCCGCGCGCTCAGCATCGCTGAGTCCTTCAGAAATGTGACTGACCCTCTCTGCTTCCTCCAGCAGATGCAGGAGTTCAGGGAGAAGTTGCGCGTTGTCCGGGAAACGACACTACCCTCCCGTATAGACATGGATGTCGGTCACCTGGTCCGGAACTTCGACGTCAAAAATTGGGACTCGGTGAAGCTCAAAGATGTGGACAAGCTCTCGGTCCCCCAAGAGAGTAGCGCGTATTGCTCAATGACCCCGCGTGTCGGCGCCAGAACGCTGGGGAGAATCATCGTGATTGTTGTATGCCTGTTACTATACGCCCTGGTGCTTCCGCAGCTGGACAGCCTGACCGTGGTGTCAGCCCAAGTCTCCTCGCTCTGCCATAGTTGCCTGCCcgtgctgtctggctggctggagcTGGCTACCGGTGCGTGGCAGTGCTG